The stretch of DNA ACAATCGGTATCACACTTTTCACCTTTTCCTATCGAACCACCGCCGGTCTGCAAGAACCACCGATGTTTCAATCTGACGTTCAGGAATTGACCAGTATTGTTGAAGTAAACGATCCTTTTCTTCCGGAGAAACCAGCCGGAAGCCATGTTTTTCATAGAAATGAACGGCCCATACCGCTGCCGCCCAGGTGCCGATTAAGACCGGGCGTTTCGTCCTCTCCCTGAGTGCAGACAGTAATTTCCCCCCGATGCCCTGGTTTCGTATCACCGTGCGAACATAGGCGTGCCGTATCAATGTTATATCCTGAACATCCTGCATGCCCGTTACACCAAGAAGCTCCCCATTTTCTTCATAGCCCCAGAATACGACTCCCTCATCGATCTCATGCCGGAGTTCCTCCCCGGACATATAGGGTTCTTGCCATCGGTCCGCCGGAATGATCCCCCGGTATGCCTGTGCGGCATCGTTAATGATATCATAAATCGTTTCAATTTCACCTTCGTTGCAGGGACGGATCAAGGGGTCGATCATTATTCAGCATCCTTTTCATTTCCTCCATTGGAGGAATAGGACATTCTATTTAACTCTCCTGTCTCTTTATTTCAAATAAAAATTTCATGAATTGCGGTTTGCGCTGTATGTCGTGGCGTCACTCTTTTGGCATTAAGCCCTGATGCCACATGCTGACCAGGAAACAGGATAATTATTTCCTTTCGTACAACTCCCCCTTAAAAAAATTTAACTGATTATTTCAAAACAACCTTAAAAAATAAATCTGTATTACGTCACCAGATTTTTCCCTGTCATTTCGACTGGAAGGGAGAAATCTTACCCCACCTTCCTAAAGAAACTTCCCTCCCCTGGTGGGAGTGATTGAGGGAGGGCGGTAATTAATCCGCTCATTCTGCAAATAGCGGAGCCACAGCCATCCCCTGTCATCCCGGACTTGATCCGGGATCCATTCCTTTGATCCTCGAAAAATGACTTGACTGATTTCATGTTTAGTTATATTTTCTCTTAAATTTCAAATGGATATTGA from Deltaproteobacteria bacterium encodes:
- a CDS encoding GNAT family N-acetyltransferase, which encodes MIRPCNEGEIETIYDIINDAAQAYRGIIPADRWQEPYMSGEELRHEIDEGVVFWGYEENGELLGVTGMQDVQDITLIRHAYVRTVIRNQGIGGKLLSALRERTKRPVLIGTWAAAVWAVHFYEKHGFRLVSPEEKDRLLQQYWSIPERQIETSVVLADRRWFDRKR